Proteins from a genomic interval of Triplophysa dalaica isolate WHDGS20190420 chromosome 13, ASM1584641v1, whole genome shotgun sequence:
- the zgc:112001 gene encoding ankyrin repeat domain-containing protein 9: protein MSSSGHNKDGRAQMDDKCKQQKFISFLFYQAVRDLKPVWMLEDMRTMETFYWEEDAKQRTYTPSEALLYAIVHDHQAYAQYLLGHYSDEALAMPGERFCCCPSSAPHLAMAVRYDRRDILAHILQVAHRVPSLRSYMNRGGCFHLEDGKTPLHLACELLRSDAVVLLLGNGASPQAVDHNGMTPLDVILQQLWDSKVNKGAKNSCLDNLLMFMPEMRFKLRSSLEKDPTRWSKVLGEDKLNYIIGRDPPSLFLIAMQRILALLPPDQFPTSLDKLPIPASLKPLPRPLQQCSRLKVA from the coding sequence ATGTCATCGTCCGGCCATAATAAAGACGGCAGAGCCCAGATGGACGACAAGTGTAAGCAGCAGAAATTCATTTCGTTTCTTTTTTATCAAGCGGTGCGGGACCTGAAGCCGGTGTGGATGCTGGAGGATATGCGCACCATGGAGACGTTTTATTGGGAAGAGGATGCCAAGCAGAGAACTTACACCCCGTCCGAGGCGCTGCTCTACGCGATCGTGCACGACCATCAGGCTTACGCGCAATATCTGCTCGGACACTATTCCGACGAGGCGTTGGCGATGCCGGGCGAGCGCTTCTGCTGCTGTCCGTCTTCCGCGCCGCATTTAGCCATGGCCGTGCGCTACGACAGGCGCGACATACTCGCTCACATATTGCAAGTGGCGCATCGCGTGCCTAGCCTGCGCTCGTACATGAACCGCGGAGGATGCTTCCATCTCGAGGACGGTAAGACCCCCCTCCACCTGGCCTGCGAGCTCCTGCGCTCGGACGCCGTCGTGCTGTTGCTCGGCAACGGCGCGTCGCCGCAGGCCGTAGACCACAACGGGATGACGCCGCTAGACGTCATCCTCCAGCAGCTCTGGGACTCCAAAGTCAACAAGGGGGCCAAAAACTCCTGCTTGGACAATCTGTTGATGTTCATGCCGGAGATGCGCTTCAAACTGAGGAGCTCCCTCGAGAAAGACCCCACACGGTGGTCCAAGGTTCTTGGGGAGGACAAACTGAACTACATCATCGGAAGAGATCCGCCTTCTCTGTTCCTCATCGCGATGCAGAGAATCCTCGCACTCTTGCCGCCCGACCAGTTCCCCACGAGCCTGGACAAGCTTCCCATTCCAGCCTCTCTGAAACCTCTTCCCAGACCCCTTCAACAGTGCAGCCgtctcaaagtggcctga
- the lrfn2b gene encoding leucine-rich repeat and fibronectin type-III domain-containing protein 2 produces MDHMLYQLLVLGMAAMMTHACPKYCTCQNLSESLGTLCPAKGLLFVPSNIDRSTVELRLGGNYILRITQQDFANMTDLVDLTLSRNTISHIQPFSFGDLETLRSLHMDNNRLVELGPDDLRGLVSLQHLILNNNQLGRISERAFEDLTASLEDLDLSYNNLNSLPWHSVRQMVNLHQLSLDHNLLDYIPEGTFVDLERLARLDLTSNRLQKLPPDPIFARAQDSEGMTTPFAPQLSLSVGGNPLHCNCELLWFRRLEREDDLETCASPPGLKGRYFWSIREDEFLCEQPLITQHTHRMLILEGQTASLRCEAIGDPTPMIHWVAPDDRLLSNSSRTVVHRNGTLEILITTSKDYGTFTCIAANLAGESSASVELSIIQLPHITNGTGQATQPKSRLSDITGTSRTGKGTPKSQPEKTVSVSEVTAVSALVTWTVNKAAPKVKMYQLQYNCSDDEVLIYRMIPASSKAFHVTNLVSGTRYDLCVLAVWDDTATTLTATNVVGCAEFYTRDEYPQCQALHGQLLGGTMILVVGGVIVATLLVFIVILMVRFKAGAGDEHLATKLSDVGETYSQSNGGRLGQNGVPLPVPKAKAKASARDKAVEFRCGSLQSSLSSTSSSSSSGSADATSYSPNRALANIWRSAPPKPRGNIDQLLGAFTSLELRGPTKEPAPSGSSDPGAGASAAAPPTDKEPLLGRTLDSRLSRLLMLPLDSKPKRSHSFDMSDFTVSTAQRLCSYPRRVSSIWTKRSLSVNGMLLQCDEEGEAGGSKGTTESSEWVMESTV; encoded by the exons ATGGACCACATGCTCTATCAGCTGCTGGTCCTGGGTATGGCTGCAATGATGACCCATGCATGCCCCAAATACTGCACGTGCCAGAACTTATCCGAGTCCCTGGGGACCCTGTGTCCAGCTAAAGGCTTGCTCTTCGTACCGTCTAATATAGATCGCAGCACCGTGGAGCTCCGCTTAGGGGGAAACTACATCCTCCGGATAACGCAGCAAGACTTTGCCAACATGACGGATTTGGTGGACCTTACGCTCTCCCGCAACACAATAAGCCACATCCAGCCATTCTCCTTTGGCGACCTGGAGACCCTCCGTTCTCTCCACATGGATAATAACCGGTTAGTAGAGTTGGGTCCAGATGACCTGCGAGGGCTGGTCAGCCTTCAGCACCTCATCCTCAACAATAACCAACTGGGTCGCATCTCTGAGAGGGCGTTTGAAGACCTCACGGCATCTCTCGAAGATCTGGACTTGTCCTACAACAATCTTAACTCCTTGCCCTGGCATTCGGTTCGACAGATGGTCAACCTGCACCAGCTAAGCTTGGACCACAATTTGTTGGATTACATCCCTGAGGGCAcgtttgtggatttggagaggCTGGCCCGCTTGGACCTCACCTCTAACCGGCTTCAGAAACTTCCTCCAGATCCCATCTTTGCCAGGGCACAGGATTCCGAAGGTATGACCACACCGTTCGCTCCTCAACTTTCACTAAGCGTCGGAGGGAATCCGCTTCACTGCAATTGTGAACTGCTTTGGTTTCGGCGACTGGAGCGAGAGGATGACTTGGAAACCTGTGCCTCTCCTCCGGGTCTGAAGGGACGCTACTTCTGGAGCATTCGGGAGGACGAGTTTTTGTGTGAGCAGCCATTGATAACTCAACACACCCACAGGATGCTGATTCTGGAGGGGCAGACCGCCAGTCTACGGTGTGAAGCCATTGGAGATCCCACCCCGATGATACATTGGGTCGCACCCGATGATCGATTACTCAGCAACTCTTCCCGCACTGTAGTGCACCGCAATGGCACCCTAGAGATCCTGATTACCACATCGAAGGACTACGGGACCTTCACCTGCATTGCCGCCAACCTTGCCGGAGAATCCTCTGCTTCGGTGGAGTTGTCCATTATTCAGCTACCCCACATAACCAATGGTACAGGACAAGCCACACAACCCAAGTCCCGCCTGTCAGACATTACGGGCACCTCCAGGACCGGTAAAGGCACCCCAAAGAGCCAACCAGAGAAGACAGTGTCCGTGTCTGAGGTGACCGCAGTCTCTGCTTTGGTCACGTGGACAGTCAACAAGGCGGCTCCCAAAGTAAAAATGTACCAGCTACAGTACAACTGCTCAGATGATGAGGTCCTCATCTACAG GATGATTCCCGCCTCCAGTAAGGCCTTCCACGTCACCAATCTAGTGTCTGGGACCCGCTACGACCTGTGTGTGCTGGCGGTGTGGGACGACACGGCGACCACTCTCACTGCCACTAATGTGGTGGGCTGCGCAGAGTTCTACACCAGAGACGAGTACCCTCAGTGTCAGGCTCTACACGGCCAGCTGCTGGGCGGCACCATGATCCTGGTGGTGGGGGGAGTGATCGTGGCCACGTTACTTGTGTTTATCGTCATCCTCATGGTGCGCTTTAAAGCAGGGGCCGGCGATGAGCACCTCGCCACCAAACTGAGCGACGTCGGTGAAACATACTCGCAAAGCAACGGAGGGAGGCTGGGACAGAACGGGGTGCCTCTGCCAGTACCCAAAGCCAAGGCTAAAGCGAGCGCGCGGGACAAAGCGGTGGAATTCAGGTGCGGCTCGCTTCAGAGTAGCTTGTCCTCGACCTCGTCCTCCTCATCCTCAGGTTCGGCGGACGCCACGTCCTACAGCCCCAACAGAGCTCTCGCCAACATCTGGAGGTCGGCACCTCCTAAGCCCCGTGGGAACATAGACCAGCTTCTGGGGGCCTTTACTTCTCTGGAGCTCCGCGGCCCGACCAAGGAGCCGGCTCCATCTGGAAGCTCTGACCCCGGGGCCGGCGCTTCCGCTGCAGCGCCCCCTACTGACAAGGAGCCTCTGTTGGGCCGGACGCTGGATTCGCGGCTCAGCCGGTTGCTCATGTTGCCGCTGGACTCTAAACCCAAGAGGAGCCACTCGTTCGACATGAGCGACTTCACAGTGTCCACAGCGCAGCGCCTGTGCTCGTATCCGCGCAGGGTGAGCAGCATCTGGACTAAACGCAGTCTGTCTGTGAACGGGATGTTACTGCAGTGTGATGAGGAGGGAGAGGCCGGAGGGAGTAAAGGCACCACAGAGAGCTCTGAGTGGGTTATGGAGAGTACTGTTTAG